Proteins encoded in a region of the Phoenix dactylifera cultivar Barhee BC4 chromosome 3, palm_55x_up_171113_PBpolish2nd_filt_p, whole genome shotgun sequence genome:
- the LOC103710333 gene encoding F-box protein At2g32560-like → MLFLLVSFLSFLFLISKPLPPWVDEMRLLSVSFWQEFVYHSLHWLKNCQLTSRKVCGFPFTMSAKNSVPRVEDVEETSGMTILDLPELALECILGKLSPAGLANMACVCSSLRDRCRSDHLWERHMREKWGWLIGRAARREWEWYVSSRKVSLVSGGAMASLKPKGWMGSISYVWPLSWLQSKLDNGNRPSSPLPMDSIMSWYLVLESGKFWFPAQVYNRENGHVGFLLSCYDAELSYDRHTDTFYARYPPHGRRPVKIEEGIEWDRLRAPPVDTPAHDLHVSDCLNDLCPGDHIEIQWRRNKEFPYGWWYGVVGHLESCDGNEHHCRCHKSDTIILEFNQYTHGSRWRRAAISRKDHQEEGNETDGFYGGIRKLHCKDEIAMWRRLWPNEILE, encoded by the exons ATGCTTTTCCTCCTTGTATCTTTCCTCTCCTTTCTGTTCCTCATCTCTAAGCCTCTCCCTCCATGGGTGGATGAGATGAGGCTGCTGTCTGTGTCGTTTTGGCAAGAATTTGTGTACCACTCACTGCACTGGTTGAAGAATTGTCAGCTGACCAGCAGAAAAGTTTGCGGATTTCCATTCACAATGTCTGCTAAGAATTCTGTCCCTAGAGTGGAAGACGTGGAGGAGACTTCAGGGATGACCATCTTGGATTTGCCTGAGTTAGCCTTGGAGTGCATTCTGGGGAAGCTCTCTCCAGCCGGGTTGGCCAACATGGCATGCGTCTGTAGCTCATTGAGGGATAGGTGCAGGAGCGATCACTTGTGGGAGAGGCATATGAGGGAGAAATGGGGTTGGCTGATAGGCCGAGCAGCTCGGAGAGAGTGGGAATGGTATGTATCTTCAAGGAAGGTCTCTCTGGTTTCGGGTGGTGCCATGGCAAGCTTGAAGCCAAAGGGATGGATGGGTTCTATTTCATATGTCTGGCCTCTTTCTTGGCTCCAGTCCAAGCTCGACAATGGCAATAGGCCTTCGAGCCCTTTACCGATGGATTCGATCATGTCCTGGTATCTGGTGCTTGAGAGTGGCAAATTTTGGTTCCCTGCTCAGGTCTACAACCGCGAG AACGGACATGTCGGCTTTTTGTTGTCGTGTTATGATGCTGAGCTTAGTTATGATCGCCACACAGACACCTTTTATGCAAG GTATCCACCTCATGGGAGAAGGCCAGTAAAAATAGAGGAAGGAATAGAGTGGGACAGACTTAGAGCACCACCTGTTGATACTCCTGCACATGATCTTCATGTCTCTGATTGTTTGAATGACCTGTGCCCGGGCGATCATATCGAGATCCAGTGGAGGAGAAACAAAGAATTCCCATATG GCTGGTGGTATGGAGTTGTGGGTCATTTGGAGTCCTGTGATGGGAATGAACATCACTGCCGATGTCATAAAAGTG ATACCATCATATTAGAATTTAACCAATACACGCATGGCTCAAGATGGAGGCGGGCAGCCATAAGTCGAAAGGATCACCAGGAAGAAGGGAATGAAACAGATGGATTTTATGGAGGAATCAGGAAACTCCATTGCAAGGATGAGATAGCTATGTGGAGGCGGCTTTGGCCAAATGAGATTTTGGAATAG
- the LOC103710334 gene encoding protein MIZU-KUSSEI 1-like — protein MPPPSPPPHSSSSVVPAGCPERSPPRPPITLQPSKKKRPAKASRALRAIRSLFRSFPILNPACRLHAALPRGGRPYEGHIHGATRTTGTLFGHRKGRINLAIQDSPRSIPMLLLELAIHTCRFMQAMSSDHLRIALECEKKAADKTMLLDEPLWIAYINGRKIGYAIKRDPSENDLDIMQLLHTVSVGAGVLPGDMTDPADGEMTYIRAHFDRVAGSKDSETLYMLNPDGNTGPELAIFFVRI, from the coding sequence ATGCCGCCACCATCACCGCCGCCGCACTCATCCAGCTCCGTCGTGCCTGCAGGCTGTCCTGAACGGAGCCCTCCGCGTCCACCGATCACCCTCCAACCTTCCAAAAAGAAGCGGCCTGCCAAGGCCTCCAGGGCCCTCCGAGCGATCCGATCGCTCTTCCGCTCCTTCCCCATCCTCAACCCAGCGTGCCGGCTTCACGCCGCACTCCCAAGGGGAGGACGGCCATACGAAGGCCACATTCATGGCGCCACCCGCACCACCGGCACCCTCTTCGGCCACCGCAAGGGCCGCATCAACCTCGCCATCCAAGACAGCCCCAGGAGCATCCCCATGCTCCTGCTCGAGCTCGCCATTCATACCTGCAGGTTCATGCAGGCGATGAGCTCCGACCACCTCCGGATTGCACTCGAGTGCGAGAAGAAGGCTGCCGACAAAACCATGCTCCTTGACGAGCCCCTGTGGATTGCATACATCAATGGACGTAAAATTGGGTATGCCATCAAGAGGGACCCTAGTGAGAACGATCTCGATATCATGCAGCTGCTCCACACGGTGTCTGTAGGTGCCGGCGTCCTCCCCGGCGATATGACGGACCCAGCCGATGGGGAGATGACATACATAAGGGCGCACTTCGACCGGGTGGCCGGAAGTAAGGATTCAGAGACACTTTACATGCTAAACCCTGACGGAAACACTGGCCCAGAGCTTGCCATCTTTTTTGTTAGAATCTGA
- the LOC103710335 gene encoding heat stress transcription factor B-4b-like, producing MAFLVERCGEMMVSVDSHKPVPAPFLTKTYQLVDDPCTDHIVSWGEDETTFVVWRPPEFARDLLPNYFKHNNFSSFVRQLNTYGFRKIVADRWEFANEFFRKGEKHLLSEIHRRKTPQVPHHYHYNHQHYHQSPPPFHSPDEMTSWIEPSLPLRSGDAEFLSALSEDNQRLRRKNSLLLSELTHMKKLYSDIIHFIQDHVAPVPPEQRLVSPRSGRLIELAPDDQLKSPSGLQNGFTKNRCSVTITEESEYSTVKLFGVSIHGKKRLHSETASREDSNASH from the exons ATGGCTTTCTTGGTGGAGAGATGTGGTGAGATGATGGTTTCCGTGGACTCTCACAAGCCAGTTCCTGCACCCTTCCTGACCAAGACCTATCAGCTCGTTGATGATCCTTGCACTGATCACATTGTATCCTGGGGTGAAGATGAAACCACCTTTGTGGTGTGGAGACCTCCTGAATTTGCAAGGGATCTCCTGCCCAACTACTTCAAACACAACAACTTCTCAAGCTTTGTGAGGCAGCTCAACACCTAT GGATTCAGAAAGATTGTTGCAGATCGGTGGGAATTTGCAAATGAGTTCTTCAGAAAAGGAGAGAAGCATTTACTTTCTGAGATCCACAGAAGGAAAACCCCTCAGGTCCCTCACCACTATCACTACAACCACCAACACTACCATCAATCACCACCTCCTTTCCACAGTCCAGATGAAATGACCAGCTGGATCGAGCCTTCCTTACCTCTCCGCAGCGGCGATGCCGAGTTCCTCTCGGCTCTTTCAGAGGATAATCAGAGACTGAGGAGAAAGAACTCCCTCCTCCTGTCAGAGCTCACCCACATGAAGAAGCTCTACAGTGACATCATTCACTTCATCCAAGACCATGTCGCCCCGGTACCCCCCGAACAAAGGCTTGTGAGCCCAAGGTCTGGTAGACTTATCGAACTAGCTCCAGATGATCAACTCAAATCTCCATCAGGGCTCCAGAATGGTTTTACGAAAAATCGCTGCTCGGTGACCATAACCGAGGAGTCGGAGTACAGCACTGTCAAGCTCTTTGGTGTTTCCATCCATGGCAAGAAGAGACTGCACTCCGAGACAGCCAGCCGCGAAGATTCAAATGCAAGTCATTAG